A part of Methanocalculus alkaliphilus genomic DNA contains:
- the rpl12p gene encoding 50S ribosomal protein P1 produces the protein MEYIYAALLLHSAEKSIDEESVQAVLSAAGIAVNESRVKALVAALDGVDVEEAISKAAAAPVAAAAAAPAAAAAAAPAEEEEEEEKKEEEEESGMAGLGALFG, from the coding sequence ATGGAGTATATCTACGCTGCTCTCTTATTGCACTCTGCAGAAAAATCAATCGATGAAGAATCCGTCCAGGCAGTTCTCTCTGCCGCAGGTATCGCTGTTAACGAATCCCGTGTGAAGGCACTCGTCGCCGCCCTTGATGGCGTTGATGTTGAGGAAGCCATCAGCAAGGCAGCTGCTGCACCAGTAGCCGCTGCCGCCGCTGCACCTGCAGCTGCAGCCGCCGCTGCACCTGCTGAAGAGGAAGAAGAAGAAGAGAAGAAGGAAGAGGAAGAAGAGTCCGGAATGGCCGGCCTTGGTGCCCTCTTCGGCTAA
- a CDS encoding 50S ribosomal protein L10: MAVYTRHLPQWKRDEIEEVKKNVGEYGLVGLIDTYGIPATQFQQIRRNLRATTEIKVMRNTLIEHAFTELGGSFEDLKEHITGHSALIFTNDNPFKLFKALEQTKTKRTAKAGEIAPEDIVVAKGPTSFKPGPIVSELQQAGIPATIEGGKVKIRETKTIVKAGEPVDRKQVGILAKLGVAPMDVGLSLHVALYQDQLYFPDVLGIDETEYYNKLVLAVQQAFNLSVNAAYPTAFTIEAIIGKAVRDARGLGIEAAIYEKAVIDEIISKAYRQMNTIKALVE, encoded by the coding sequence ATGGCAGTGTACACACGCCACCTTCCTCAGTGGAAGCGGGACGAGATTGAAGAAGTGAAGAAGAACGTAGGGGAGTATGGCCTTGTGGGTCTCATTGACACATACGGCATTCCCGCTACACAGTTCCAGCAGATTCGTCGGAATCTTCGGGCTACCACAGAGATCAAAGTGATGCGAAACACGCTCATTGAGCATGCGTTCACAGAACTTGGTGGCAGCTTTGAGGATCTGAAAGAACATATCACCGGCCACTCTGCACTGATCTTCACAAATGATAATCCTTTCAAGCTCTTCAAAGCCCTTGAGCAGACGAAGACGAAGCGTACCGCCAAAGCCGGCGAGATCGCTCCTGAGGATATCGTTGTTGCAAAAGGACCAACCAGCTTTAAGCCAGGTCCGATTGTCAGTGAGCTCCAGCAGGCAGGCATCCCTGCGACCATCGAAGGCGGAAAGGTCAAGATTCGAGAGACAAAGACGATTGTAAAGGCTGGAGAGCCTGTCGACCGTAAACAGGTCGGAATTCTTGCAAAACTCGGTGTTGCACCGATGGATGTTGGTCTCTCCCTTCACGTCGCTCTGTATCAGGATCAGCTGTACTTCCCCGACGTACTTGGCATCGACGAGACTGAATATTATAACAAGCTCGTTCTTGCTGTCCAGCAGGCATTCAATCTCTCGGTTAATGCAGCCTATCCGACTGCGTTTACCATCGAGGCGATCATTGGAAAGGCTGTCCGTGATGCACGCGGTCTCGGTATAGAGGCTGCTATCTATGAGAAGGCCGTCATTGACGAGATCATCTCAAAGGCATACAGACAGATGAACACAATCAAAGCATTAGTAGAATAG
- a CDS encoding 50S ribosomal protein L1, with protein sequence MVDKTQILKAVSEAIELAPERKFRESVDLTVNLKNIDMAQPKNRIDETILLPESAGTKKIAVLGKGEITSQAKEAGVDIIIGPEEIERLGGAPREARQVACEYNFFLAETAVMPLVGRWLGPRLGPRGKMPMPIPPGQDIRPIVERLRGSIRVRTKDKMSFSAKVGTTEMSPEQITENINTILKRVESSLDQGPQNIRSVFVKTTMGPAVRVI encoded by the coding sequence ATGGTTGATAAAACCCAAATTCTCAAGGCCGTATCCGAGGCTATCGAACTGGCGCCAGAGCGGAAGTTCCGTGAGAGTGTCGACCTGACGGTCAACCTCAAGAACATCGACATGGCCCAGCCGAAAAACCGTATTGATGAGACGATTCTTCTGCCTGAGAGTGCAGGCACCAAAAAGATCGCGGTCTTGGGCAAGGGAGAAATAACTTCACAGGCGAAAGAAGCGGGTGTTGATATCATCATCGGCCCCGAGGAGATCGAACGCCTGGGAGGTGCTCCACGTGAAGCCAGACAGGTTGCATGTGAGTACAACTTCTTCCTTGCAGAGACTGCCGTTATGCCACTTGTTGGCCGATGGTTAGGTCCACGACTTGGTCCACGCGGCAAGATGCCGATGCCGATCCCACCGGGACAGGATATCAGACCCATTGTTGAGCGTCTGCGTGGTTCCATCAGGGTCCGGACAAAGGATAAGATGAGTTTCTCGGCCAAGGTCGGGACGACTGAGATGTCGCCTGAACAGATAACCGAAAATATCAACACTATCCTGAAGAGAGTTGAGTCAAGCCTTGATCAGGGGCCACAGAATATCCGCTCGGTCTTCGTCAAGACGACGATGGGCCCTGCAGTGAGGGTGATCTAG